A window of Citrus sinensis cultivar Valencia sweet orange chromosome 7, DVS_A1.0, whole genome shotgun sequence contains these coding sequences:
- the LOC102631324 gene encoding protein TOPLESS isoform X2, translating to MSSLSRELVFLILQFLDEEKFKETVHKLEQESGFFFNMKYFEDEVHNGNWDDVEKYLSGFTKVDDNRYSMKIFFEIRKQKYLEALDKHDRAKAVEILVKDLKVFSTFNEELFKEITQLLTLENFRENEQLSKYGDTKSARSIMLVELKKLIEANPLFRDKLQFPNLKNSRLRTLINQSLNWQHQLCKNPRPNPDIKTLFVDHTCGQPNGARAPSPANNPLLGSLPKAGVFPPLGAHGPFQPTPAPVPTPLAGWMSNPPTVTHPAVSGGAIGLGSPSIPAAALKHPRTPPTNPSVDYPSGDSDHLSKRTRPIGISDEINLPVNVLPVSFTGHSHSQAFSAPEDLPKTVTRTLNQGSSPMSMDFHPVQQTLLLVGTNVGDIGLWEVGSRERLVLRNFKVWDLGACSMPLQAALVKDPGVSVNRVIWSPDGSLFGVAYSRHIVQIYSYHGGDEVRQHLEIDAHVGGVNDIAFSHPNKQLCVITCGDDKTIKVWDATNGAKQYIFEGHEAPVYSVCPHHKENIQFIFSTALDGKIKAWLYDNLGSRVDYEAPGRWCTTMAYSADGTRLFSCGTSKDGESFIVEWNESEGAVKRTYQGFRKRSLGVVQFDTTKNRFLAAGDDFSIKFWDMDSVQLLTSIDADGGLPASPRIRFNKDGCLLAVSTNDNGIKILATSDGIRLLRTFENLAYDASRTSENSKPTISPISAAAAAAATSAGLADRAASMVSIPGMNGDVRSLADVKPRITEESNDKSKVWKLTELSEPNQCRSLRLPENLRATKISRLIFTNSGNAILALASNAIHLLWKWQRTERNSSGKATASVAPQLWQPPSGIMMTNDVTDSNPEEAVPCFALSKNDSYVMSASGGKISLFNMMTFKTMATFMPPPPAATFLAFHPQDNNIIAIGMDDSSIQIYNVRVDEVKSKLKGHSKRITGLAFSHALNVLVSSGADSQLCVWGSDGWEKQKNRFLQIPTGRTPTAQSDTRVQFHQDQIHFLVVHETQLAIFETTKLECVKQWVPRESSAPITHATFSCDSQLVYACFLDATVCVFSAANLKLRCRINPSAYLPAGVSSSNVHPLVIAAHPQEPNEFALGLSDGGVHVFEPLESEGKWGVPPPVDNGSTSSMPATPPVGGSGSDQAQR from the exons ATGTCGTCTCTCAGTAGAGAGCTGGTGTTCCTGATCTTACAGTTTCTGGATGAGGAAAAGTTCAAAGAAACTGTTCACAA gcTTGAACAGGAATCTGGGTTTTTCTTtaacatgaaatattttgagGATGAGGTGCATAATGGGAATTGGGATGATGTTGAGAAATACCTCTCTGGTTTTACTAAAGTGGATGATAATCGCTACTcgatgaaaatatttttcgaGATAAGGAAACAGAAATATCTCGAGGCATTGGATAA GCATGACCGGGCAAAGGCTGTGGAAATATTAGTGAAAGATTTGAAGGTTTTTTCTACATTTAACGAGGAACTATTCAAGGAGATTACCCAGCTGTTGACATTGGAGAATTTTAG GGAGAATGAGCAATTGTCTAAGTATGGAGACACAAAGTCTGCAAGATCAATCATGTTGGTTGAGCTCAAGAAGCTTATTGAAGCCAACCCCTTATTTCGTGATAAATTGCAGTTCCCCAACCTTAAAAATTCAAGGTTACGCACTCTTATCAACCAAAG CCTGAATTGGCAGCACCAACTTTGTAAAAACCCAAGGCCAAATCCAGATATAAAGACTCTCTTTGTGGATCACACTTGTGGACAACCAAATGGTGCACGGGCCCCATCACCTGCAAACAATCCATTGCTTGGATCCTTACCAAAAGCTGGGGTTTTCCCTCCTCTGGGTGCACATGGG CCTTTTCAACCTACACCAGCCCCAGTTCCAACACCCCTTGCAGGTTGGATGTCTAATCCTCCCACTGTAACTCATCCAGCAGTTTCTGGAGGAGCTATTGGTCTTGGTAGTCCATCCATCCCAGCTG CTGCTTTGAAGCACCCCAGAACTCCTCCAACTAATCCCTCTGTTGACTACCCATCAGGGGATTCTGACCATCTTTCTAAAAGGACTAGGCCAATAGGAATATCCGATGAG ATAAACCTGCCTGTTAATGTGTTGCCAGTGTCATTTACGGGTCACAGTCACAGTCAGGCCTTTAGTGCACCTGAAGACTTGCCAAAGACTGTGACAAGGACTTTGAATCAGGGATCATCTCCTATGAGCATGGACTTCCATCCTGTTCAACAGACACTTCTTTTag TTGGAACTAATGTGGGGGACATAGGATTATGGGAAGTTGGTTCTAGGGAGCGACTTGTTTTGAGAAACTTTAAAGTTTGGGATCTCGGCGCATGTTCAATGCCTCTCCAG GCAGCTCTAGTCAAAGATCCTGGTGTGTCTGTTAACCGTGTCATATGGAGCCCGGATGGTAGTTTATTTG GAGTTGCATACTCAAGGCACATTGTCCAAATCTATTCATATCATGGGGGAGATGAAGTTCGACAGCACTTGGAG ATTGATGCTCACGTTGGTGGAGTAAATGATATTGCTTTCTCGCATCCAAATAAGCAACTTTGCGTGATAACCTGTGGTGACGACAAAACGataaag GTGTGGGATGCTACTAATGGTGCGAAGCAGTATATATTTGAAGGCCACGAGGCTCCTGTTTATTCTGTCTGCCCTCATCACAAGGAAAATATCCAG tTCATCTTTTCAACGGCACTTGATGGAAAGATTAAAGCTTGGTTGTATGACAATTTGGGATCTCGAGTTGATTACGAAGCTCCTGGCCGCTGGTGCACAACAATGGCCTACAGTGCTGATGGTACAAG GCTCTTTTCATGCGGGACAAGTAAAGATGGGGAATCATTTATTGTTGAATGGAATGAAAGTGAAGGAGCTGTGAAGAGGACCTATCAAGGATTCCGCAAACGGTCTCTGGGTGTTGTTCAGTTTGATACAACTAAAAACAGGTTTTTGGCTGCTGGTGATGATTTCTCTATTAAATTCTGGGATATGGACAGTGTGCAACTTTTGACTAGTATTGATGCTGATGGAGGTCTTCCA GCAAGCCCTCGAATCCGCTTTAACAAGGATGGCTGTCTCTTGGCTGTTTCTACCAATGATAATGGAATCAAGATTTTGGCAACTTCAGATGGCATTCGTTTGCTGCGTACATTTGAGAATCTTGCTTATGATGCATCACGAACATCTGAAAACTCGAAG CCTACGATAAGCCCAATTTCAGCTGCAGCAGCTGCCGCTGCAACTAGTGCTGGACTTGCAGACAGAGCGGCTTCTATGGTTTCAATTCCAGGAATG AATGGAGATGTACGGAGCTTGGCGGATGTGAAACCTAGAATAACTGAAGAATCCAATGACAAATCAAAGGTTTGGAAGCTAACTGAACTCAGTGAACCAAATCAGTGTCGATCTTTGAGGCTTCCTGAAAACTTGAGAGCAACAAAG ATATCAAGGTTGATCTTCACAAATTCAGGTAATGCTATCTTGGCATTAGCTTCGAATGCAATTCATTTGCTCTGGAAGTGGCAGCGAACTGAGCGTAATTCATCTGGCAAG GCAACTGCCAGTGTGGCACCTCAGCTATGGCAACCACCGAGTGGCATTATGATGACTAATGATGTTACAGACTCTAACCCTGAGGAGGCTGTACCCTGCTTTGCGTTGTCAAAGAATGATTCTTATGTAATGTCGGCCTCTGGTGGAAAGATTTCCCTCTTCAATATGATGACATTTAAG ACTATGGCAACTTTTATGCCACCGCCACCTGCAGCGACATTTCTTGCTTTTCATCCTCAAGACAACAATATCATTGCTATTGGCATGGATGATTCCTCAATTCAGATATATAACGTTCGAGTAGATGAG GTTAAAAGCAAACTTAAAGGCCACTCCAAAAGAATAACCGGTCTGGCGTTCTCTCATGCATTGAATGTGCTAGTTTCATCTGGAGCAGATTCTCAG CTTTGTGTATGGGGCTCTGATGGATGGgaaaagcaaaagaatagATTCTTGCAAATTCCAACTGGGAGGACACCAACTGCGCAGTCAGACACACGTGTACAGTTTCATCAAGACCAAATACACTTCCTTGTTGTACATGAGACACAGCTTGCTATATTTGAAACTACAAAACTAGAATGTGTGAAGCAG TGGGTCCCGCGTGAGTCTTCTGCTCCAATCACTCATGCAACATTCTCATGCGATAGCCAGCTGGTATATGCTTGCTTCTTAGATGCAACTGTCTGTGTTTTTAGTGCTGCAAATCTCAAATTGCGTTGTCGTATCAACCCGTCTGCGTATCTTCCTGCTGGTGTCAG CAGTTCCAATGTCCACCCGCTTGTGATTGCTGCGCATCCACAAGAACCAAATGAGTTTGCGTTGGGACTATCTGATGGTGGGGTTCATGTTTTTGAGCCCCTTGAATCTGAAGGTAAATGGGGCGTCCCACCACCTGTTGACAATGGGTCAACAAGCAGCATGCCAGCTACTCCTCCAGTTGGAGGTTCAGGTTCAGATCAAGCACAGAGATGA
- the LOC102631324 gene encoding protein TOPLESS isoform X3, translating to MSSLSRELVFLILQFLDEEKFKETVHKLEQESGFFFNMKYFEDEVHNGNWDDVEKYLSGFTKVDDNRYSMKIFFEIRKQKYLEALDKHDRAKAVEILVKDLKVFSTFNEELFKEITQLLTLENFRENEQLSKYGDTKSARSIMLVELKKLIEANPLFRDKLQFPNLKNSRLRTLINQSLNWQHQLCKNPRPNPDIKTLFVDHTCGQPNGARAPSPANNPLLGSLPKAGVFPPLGAHGPFQPTPAPVPTPLAGWMSNPPTVTHPAVSGGAIGLGSPSIPAAALKHPRTPPTNPSVDYPSGDSDHLSKRTRPIGISDEINLPVNVLPVSFTGHSHSQAFSAPEDLPKTVTRTLNQGSSPMSMDFHPVQQTLLLVGTNVGDIGLWEVGSRERLVLRNFKVWDLGACSMPLQAALVKDPGVSVNRVIWSPDGSLFGVAYSRHIVQIYSYHGGDEVRQHLEIDAHVGGVNDIAFSHPNKQLCVITCGDDKTIKVWDATNGAKQYIFEGHEAPVYSVCPHHKENIQFIFSTALDGKIKAWLYDNLGSRVDYEAPGRWCTTMAYSADGTRLFSCGTSKDGESFIVEWNESEGAVKRTYQGFRKRSLGVVQFDTTKNRFLAAGDDFSIKFWDMDSVQLLTSIDADGGLPASPRIRFNKDGCLLAVSTNDNGIKILATSDGIRLLRTFENLAYDASRTSENSKPTISPISAAAAAAATSAGLADRAASMVSIPGMNGDVRSLADVKPRITEESNDKSKVWKLTELSEPNQCRSLRLPENLRATKISRLIFTNSGNAILALASNAIHLLWKWQRTERNSSGKATASVAPQLWQPPSGIMMTNDVTDSNPEEAVPCFALSKNDSYVMSASGGKISLFNMMTFKTMATFMPPPPAATFLAFHPQDNNIIAIGMDDSSIQIYNVRVDEVKSKLKGHSKRITGLAFSHALNVLVSSGADSQLCVWGSDGWEKQKNRFLQIPTGRTPTAQSDTRVQFHQDQIHFLVVHETQLAIFETTKLECVKQWVPRESSAPITHATFSCDSQLVYACFLDATVCVFSAANLKLRCRINPSAYLPAGVSSNVHPLVIAAHPQEPNEFALGLSDGGVHVFEPLESEGKWGVPPPVDNGSTSSMPATPPVGGSGSDQAQR from the exons ATGTCGTCTCTCAGTAGAGAGCTGGTGTTCCTGATCTTACAGTTTCTGGATGAGGAAAAGTTCAAAGAAACTGTTCACAA gcTTGAACAGGAATCTGGGTTTTTCTTtaacatgaaatattttgagGATGAGGTGCATAATGGGAATTGGGATGATGTTGAGAAATACCTCTCTGGTTTTACTAAAGTGGATGATAATCGCTACTcgatgaaaatatttttcgaGATAAGGAAACAGAAATATCTCGAGGCATTGGATAA GCATGACCGGGCAAAGGCTGTGGAAATATTAGTGAAAGATTTGAAGGTTTTTTCTACATTTAACGAGGAACTATTCAAGGAGATTACCCAGCTGTTGACATTGGAGAATTTTAG GGAGAATGAGCAATTGTCTAAGTATGGAGACACAAAGTCTGCAAGATCAATCATGTTGGTTGAGCTCAAGAAGCTTATTGAAGCCAACCCCTTATTTCGTGATAAATTGCAGTTCCCCAACCTTAAAAATTCAAGGTTACGCACTCTTATCAACCAAAG CCTGAATTGGCAGCACCAACTTTGTAAAAACCCAAGGCCAAATCCAGATATAAAGACTCTCTTTGTGGATCACACTTGTGGACAACCAAATGGTGCACGGGCCCCATCACCTGCAAACAATCCATTGCTTGGATCCTTACCAAAAGCTGGGGTTTTCCCTCCTCTGGGTGCACATGGG CCTTTTCAACCTACACCAGCCCCAGTTCCAACACCCCTTGCAGGTTGGATGTCTAATCCTCCCACTGTAACTCATCCAGCAGTTTCTGGAGGAGCTATTGGTCTTGGTAGTCCATCCATCCCAGCTG CTGCTTTGAAGCACCCCAGAACTCCTCCAACTAATCCCTCTGTTGACTACCCATCAGGGGATTCTGACCATCTTTCTAAAAGGACTAGGCCAATAGGAATATCCGATGAG ATAAACCTGCCTGTTAATGTGTTGCCAGTGTCATTTACGGGTCACAGTCACAGTCAGGCCTTTAGTGCACCTGAAGACTTGCCAAAGACTGTGACAAGGACTTTGAATCAGGGATCATCTCCTATGAGCATGGACTTCCATCCTGTTCAACAGACACTTCTTTTag TTGGAACTAATGTGGGGGACATAGGATTATGGGAAGTTGGTTCTAGGGAGCGACTTGTTTTGAGAAACTTTAAAGTTTGGGATCTCGGCGCATGTTCAATGCCTCTCCAG GCAGCTCTAGTCAAAGATCCTGGTGTGTCTGTTAACCGTGTCATATGGAGCCCGGATGGTAGTTTATTTG GAGTTGCATACTCAAGGCACATTGTCCAAATCTATTCATATCATGGGGGAGATGAAGTTCGACAGCACTTGGAG ATTGATGCTCACGTTGGTGGAGTAAATGATATTGCTTTCTCGCATCCAAATAAGCAACTTTGCGTGATAACCTGTGGTGACGACAAAACGataaag GTGTGGGATGCTACTAATGGTGCGAAGCAGTATATATTTGAAGGCCACGAGGCTCCTGTTTATTCTGTCTGCCCTCATCACAAGGAAAATATCCAG tTCATCTTTTCAACGGCACTTGATGGAAAGATTAAAGCTTGGTTGTATGACAATTTGGGATCTCGAGTTGATTACGAAGCTCCTGGCCGCTGGTGCACAACAATGGCCTACAGTGCTGATGGTACAAG GCTCTTTTCATGCGGGACAAGTAAAGATGGGGAATCATTTATTGTTGAATGGAATGAAAGTGAAGGAGCTGTGAAGAGGACCTATCAAGGATTCCGCAAACGGTCTCTGGGTGTTGTTCAGTTTGATACAACTAAAAACAGGTTTTTGGCTGCTGGTGATGATTTCTCTATTAAATTCTGGGATATGGACAGTGTGCAACTTTTGACTAGTATTGATGCTGATGGAGGTCTTCCA GCAAGCCCTCGAATCCGCTTTAACAAGGATGGCTGTCTCTTGGCTGTTTCTACCAATGATAATGGAATCAAGATTTTGGCAACTTCAGATGGCATTCGTTTGCTGCGTACATTTGAGAATCTTGCTTATGATGCATCACGAACATCTGAAAACTCGAAG CCTACGATAAGCCCAATTTCAGCTGCAGCAGCTGCCGCTGCAACTAGTGCTGGACTTGCAGACAGAGCGGCTTCTATGGTTTCAATTCCAGGAATG AATGGAGATGTACGGAGCTTGGCGGATGTGAAACCTAGAATAACTGAAGAATCCAATGACAAATCAAAGGTTTGGAAGCTAACTGAACTCAGTGAACCAAATCAGTGTCGATCTTTGAGGCTTCCTGAAAACTTGAGAGCAACAAAG ATATCAAGGTTGATCTTCACAAATTCAGGTAATGCTATCTTGGCATTAGCTTCGAATGCAATTCATTTGCTCTGGAAGTGGCAGCGAACTGAGCGTAATTCATCTGGCAAG GCAACTGCCAGTGTGGCACCTCAGCTATGGCAACCACCGAGTGGCATTATGATGACTAATGATGTTACAGACTCTAACCCTGAGGAGGCTGTACCCTGCTTTGCGTTGTCAAAGAATGATTCTTATGTAATGTCGGCCTCTGGTGGAAAGATTTCCCTCTTCAATATGATGACATTTAAG ACTATGGCAACTTTTATGCCACCGCCACCTGCAGCGACATTTCTTGCTTTTCATCCTCAAGACAACAATATCATTGCTATTGGCATGGATGATTCCTCAATTCAGATATATAACGTTCGAGTAGATGAG GTTAAAAGCAAACTTAAAGGCCACTCCAAAAGAATAACCGGTCTGGCGTTCTCTCATGCATTGAATGTGCTAGTTTCATCTGGAGCAGATTCTCAG CTTTGTGTATGGGGCTCTGATGGATGGgaaaagcaaaagaatagATTCTTGCAAATTCCAACTGGGAGGACACCAACTGCGCAGTCAGACACACGTGTACAGTTTCATCAAGACCAAATACACTTCCTTGTTGTACATGAGACACAGCTTGCTATATTTGAAACTACAAAACTAGAATGTGTGAAGCAG TGGGTCCCGCGTGAGTCTTCTGCTCCAATCACTCATGCAACATTCTCATGCGATAGCCAGCTGGTATATGCTTGCTTCTTAGATGCAACTGTCTGTGTTTTTAGTGCTGCAAATCTCAAATTGCGTTGTCGTATCAACCCGTCTGCGTATCTTCCTGCTGGTGTCAG TTCCAATGTCCACCCGCTTGTGATTGCTGCGCATCCACAAGAACCAAATGAGTTTGCGTTGGGACTATCTGATGGTGGGGTTCATGTTTTTGAGCCCCTTGAATCTGAAGGTAAATGGGGCGTCCCACCACCTGTTGACAATGGGTCAACAAGCAGCATGCCAGCTACTCCTCCAGTTGGAGGTTCAGGTTCAGATCAAGCACAGAGATGA
- the LOC102631324 gene encoding protein TOPLESS isoform X1, with translation MSSLSRELVFLILQFLDEEKFKETVHKLEQESGFFFNMKYFEDEVHNGNWDDVEKYLSGFTKVDDNRYSMKIFFEIRKQKYLEALDKHDRAKAVEILVKDLKVFSTFNEELFKEITQLLTLENFRENEQLSKYGDTKSARSIMLVELKKLIEANPLFRDKLQFPNLKNSRLRTLINQSLNWQHQLCKNPRPNPDIKTLFVDHTCGQPNGARAPSPANNPLLGSLPKAGVFPPLGAHGPFQPTPAPVPTPLAGWMSNPPTVTHPAVSGGAIGLGSPSIPAGTSLSHSALKHPRTPPTNPSVDYPSGDSDHLSKRTRPIGISDEINLPVNVLPVSFTGHSHSQAFSAPEDLPKTVTRTLNQGSSPMSMDFHPVQQTLLLVGTNVGDIGLWEVGSRERLVLRNFKVWDLGACSMPLQAALVKDPGVSVNRVIWSPDGSLFGVAYSRHIVQIYSYHGGDEVRQHLEIDAHVGGVNDIAFSHPNKQLCVITCGDDKTIKVWDATNGAKQYIFEGHEAPVYSVCPHHKENIQFIFSTALDGKIKAWLYDNLGSRVDYEAPGRWCTTMAYSADGTRLFSCGTSKDGESFIVEWNESEGAVKRTYQGFRKRSLGVVQFDTTKNRFLAAGDDFSIKFWDMDSVQLLTSIDADGGLPASPRIRFNKDGCLLAVSTNDNGIKILATSDGIRLLRTFENLAYDASRTSENSKPTISPISAAAAAAATSAGLADRAASMVSIPGMNGDVRSLADVKPRITEESNDKSKVWKLTELSEPNQCRSLRLPENLRATKISRLIFTNSGNAILALASNAIHLLWKWQRTERNSSGKATASVAPQLWQPPSGIMMTNDVTDSNPEEAVPCFALSKNDSYVMSASGGKISLFNMMTFKTMATFMPPPPAATFLAFHPQDNNIIAIGMDDSSIQIYNVRVDEVKSKLKGHSKRITGLAFSHALNVLVSSGADSQLCVWGSDGWEKQKNRFLQIPTGRTPTAQSDTRVQFHQDQIHFLVVHETQLAIFETTKLECVKQWVPRESSAPITHATFSCDSQLVYACFLDATVCVFSAANLKLRCRINPSAYLPAGVSSSNVHPLVIAAHPQEPNEFALGLSDGGVHVFEPLESEGKWGVPPPVDNGSTSSMPATPPVGGSGSDQAQR, from the exons ATGTCGTCTCTCAGTAGAGAGCTGGTGTTCCTGATCTTACAGTTTCTGGATGAGGAAAAGTTCAAAGAAACTGTTCACAA gcTTGAACAGGAATCTGGGTTTTTCTTtaacatgaaatattttgagGATGAGGTGCATAATGGGAATTGGGATGATGTTGAGAAATACCTCTCTGGTTTTACTAAAGTGGATGATAATCGCTACTcgatgaaaatatttttcgaGATAAGGAAACAGAAATATCTCGAGGCATTGGATAA GCATGACCGGGCAAAGGCTGTGGAAATATTAGTGAAAGATTTGAAGGTTTTTTCTACATTTAACGAGGAACTATTCAAGGAGATTACCCAGCTGTTGACATTGGAGAATTTTAG GGAGAATGAGCAATTGTCTAAGTATGGAGACACAAAGTCTGCAAGATCAATCATGTTGGTTGAGCTCAAGAAGCTTATTGAAGCCAACCCCTTATTTCGTGATAAATTGCAGTTCCCCAACCTTAAAAATTCAAGGTTACGCACTCTTATCAACCAAAG CCTGAATTGGCAGCACCAACTTTGTAAAAACCCAAGGCCAAATCCAGATATAAAGACTCTCTTTGTGGATCACACTTGTGGACAACCAAATGGTGCACGGGCCCCATCACCTGCAAACAATCCATTGCTTGGATCCTTACCAAAAGCTGGGGTTTTCCCTCCTCTGGGTGCACATGGG CCTTTTCAACCTACACCAGCCCCAGTTCCAACACCCCTTGCAGGTTGGATGTCTAATCCTCCCACTGTAACTCATCCAGCAGTTTCTGGAGGAGCTATTGGTCTTGGTAGTCCATCCATCCCAGCTGGTACATCCCTGTCTCACT CTGCTTTGAAGCACCCCAGAACTCCTCCAACTAATCCCTCTGTTGACTACCCATCAGGGGATTCTGACCATCTTTCTAAAAGGACTAGGCCAATAGGAATATCCGATGAG ATAAACCTGCCTGTTAATGTGTTGCCAGTGTCATTTACGGGTCACAGTCACAGTCAGGCCTTTAGTGCACCTGAAGACTTGCCAAAGACTGTGACAAGGACTTTGAATCAGGGATCATCTCCTATGAGCATGGACTTCCATCCTGTTCAACAGACACTTCTTTTag TTGGAACTAATGTGGGGGACATAGGATTATGGGAAGTTGGTTCTAGGGAGCGACTTGTTTTGAGAAACTTTAAAGTTTGGGATCTCGGCGCATGTTCAATGCCTCTCCAG GCAGCTCTAGTCAAAGATCCTGGTGTGTCTGTTAACCGTGTCATATGGAGCCCGGATGGTAGTTTATTTG GAGTTGCATACTCAAGGCACATTGTCCAAATCTATTCATATCATGGGGGAGATGAAGTTCGACAGCACTTGGAG ATTGATGCTCACGTTGGTGGAGTAAATGATATTGCTTTCTCGCATCCAAATAAGCAACTTTGCGTGATAACCTGTGGTGACGACAAAACGataaag GTGTGGGATGCTACTAATGGTGCGAAGCAGTATATATTTGAAGGCCACGAGGCTCCTGTTTATTCTGTCTGCCCTCATCACAAGGAAAATATCCAG tTCATCTTTTCAACGGCACTTGATGGAAAGATTAAAGCTTGGTTGTATGACAATTTGGGATCTCGAGTTGATTACGAAGCTCCTGGCCGCTGGTGCACAACAATGGCCTACAGTGCTGATGGTACAAG GCTCTTTTCATGCGGGACAAGTAAAGATGGGGAATCATTTATTGTTGAATGGAATGAAAGTGAAGGAGCTGTGAAGAGGACCTATCAAGGATTCCGCAAACGGTCTCTGGGTGTTGTTCAGTTTGATACAACTAAAAACAGGTTTTTGGCTGCTGGTGATGATTTCTCTATTAAATTCTGGGATATGGACAGTGTGCAACTTTTGACTAGTATTGATGCTGATGGAGGTCTTCCA GCAAGCCCTCGAATCCGCTTTAACAAGGATGGCTGTCTCTTGGCTGTTTCTACCAATGATAATGGAATCAAGATTTTGGCAACTTCAGATGGCATTCGTTTGCTGCGTACATTTGAGAATCTTGCTTATGATGCATCACGAACATCTGAAAACTCGAAG CCTACGATAAGCCCAATTTCAGCTGCAGCAGCTGCCGCTGCAACTAGTGCTGGACTTGCAGACAGAGCGGCTTCTATGGTTTCAATTCCAGGAATG AATGGAGATGTACGGAGCTTGGCGGATGTGAAACCTAGAATAACTGAAGAATCCAATGACAAATCAAAGGTTTGGAAGCTAACTGAACTCAGTGAACCAAATCAGTGTCGATCTTTGAGGCTTCCTGAAAACTTGAGAGCAACAAAG ATATCAAGGTTGATCTTCACAAATTCAGGTAATGCTATCTTGGCATTAGCTTCGAATGCAATTCATTTGCTCTGGAAGTGGCAGCGAACTGAGCGTAATTCATCTGGCAAG GCAACTGCCAGTGTGGCACCTCAGCTATGGCAACCACCGAGTGGCATTATGATGACTAATGATGTTACAGACTCTAACCCTGAGGAGGCTGTACCCTGCTTTGCGTTGTCAAAGAATGATTCTTATGTAATGTCGGCCTCTGGTGGAAAGATTTCCCTCTTCAATATGATGACATTTAAG ACTATGGCAACTTTTATGCCACCGCCACCTGCAGCGACATTTCTTGCTTTTCATCCTCAAGACAACAATATCATTGCTATTGGCATGGATGATTCCTCAATTCAGATATATAACGTTCGAGTAGATGAG GTTAAAAGCAAACTTAAAGGCCACTCCAAAAGAATAACCGGTCTGGCGTTCTCTCATGCATTGAATGTGCTAGTTTCATCTGGAGCAGATTCTCAG CTTTGTGTATGGGGCTCTGATGGATGGgaaaagcaaaagaatagATTCTTGCAAATTCCAACTGGGAGGACACCAACTGCGCAGTCAGACACACGTGTACAGTTTCATCAAGACCAAATACACTTCCTTGTTGTACATGAGACACAGCTTGCTATATTTGAAACTACAAAACTAGAATGTGTGAAGCAG TGGGTCCCGCGTGAGTCTTCTGCTCCAATCACTCATGCAACATTCTCATGCGATAGCCAGCTGGTATATGCTTGCTTCTTAGATGCAACTGTCTGTGTTTTTAGTGCTGCAAATCTCAAATTGCGTTGTCGTATCAACCCGTCTGCGTATCTTCCTGCTGGTGTCAG CAGTTCCAATGTCCACCCGCTTGTGATTGCTGCGCATCCACAAGAACCAAATGAGTTTGCGTTGGGACTATCTGATGGTGGGGTTCATGTTTTTGAGCCCCTTGAATCTGAAGGTAAATGGGGCGTCCCACCACCTGTTGACAATGGGTCAACAAGCAGCATGCCAGCTACTCCTCCAGTTGGAGGTTCAGGTTCAGATCAAGCACAGAGATGA